Proteins encoded together in one Papaver somniferum cultivar HN1 unplaced genomic scaffold, ASM357369v1 unplaced-scaffold_117, whole genome shotgun sequence window:
- the LOC113329633 gene encoding probable disease resistance protein At5g63020 translates to MSELNPSQPAKRTNVVSDWLQRVQALETEVQMILDNNEDIKNDRGCYFCCWGGKNCWSAYRLGKLMSRKQIIVESLLREANIQEVTYKCQPDPLQQIPTVEVVGMDSKFNEVLESLVTEENLVRVLGLYGMGGVGKTTLLQKVNNEFANRKQFDLVIFVAVSKDLDLKSIQNQMGKKLGVSWAEETNVNERANDIFVLSKTKKLLLLLDDIWEGVDLETIGVSKYTFQITGSKVVFTTRNKQVCGFMEADKSIKIECLDEDSAWSLFQQKVKQEALSCHPDVPEVAKKIVKECCGLPLALIAIGRTMSCKTDLQQWQHAVHTLHESASKFSGMADKVLAIMKFSYDNLENQKLKSCFLYCSLYPEDHSVYNYELIAVWIGEGFLDNVGDFVKAQNEGYDVIRCLKDACLLESGIALGVKMEYLVKMHDVVRDLAIWIASDLGRKKNTNLTLQSQSILEVHEWEIAERISLVDNKAVQVLNGAPNFPNLITMILQDSNISFISDEFFRFMPMLKVLNMCCVKLRKLPTSLFSLSNLQSLYMPEYDENIILTPGSLASLTKMKILWLSESCCHWEVEGGPSLRELESLQHLIGLIITVGTGLALHRLVTSPKLQLCTKFLVIKYCPGITSLTFLPSSPSSSLSLVHMRRLSYLSLKNCNDLEELRIISCGNDTLFTTLEDLFFSFMPKLRIVWDVPQQSFCSVNLKRVSIDGCPQLKDITWLIYAHNLRELILENLDGLEEIIANGYASEEKLINTFPKLNYLVLRSLRNLRRVCDQKVKFFLLEKISVVGCPALEKLPFYANSVIPRALKIEGNKQWWESLEWEDEATKCNLSPYFREIQY, encoded by the exons atgtCAGAGTTAAACCCATCACAGCCAGCAAAGCGGACAAATGTGGTTAGTGATTGGCTCCAGAGAGTACAAGCCTTAGAGACAGAAGTACAAATGATCTTAGACAACAACGAAGATATCAAAAACGATAGAGGGTGCTATTTTTGTTGTTGGGGTGGAAAAAATTGTTGGAGTGCCTACCGACTTGGTAAATTAATGTCACGAAAGCAGATTATCGTGGAGAGTTTGTTGAGGGAAGCCAATATCCAAGAGGTTACCTATAAATGTCAACCGGATCCTCTTCAACAGATTCCCACCGTTGAAGTTGTCGGCATGGACTCAAAATTTAATGAGGTGTTGGAGTCCTTGGTTACCGAGGAAAATCTTGTGCGAGTTCTAGGTTTATATGGAATGGGAGGAGTTGGAAAGACAACTCTTCTACAAAAGGTTAACAATGAGTTTGCAAACAGAAAACAATTTGATTTAGTAATTTTTGTTGCGGTGTCAAAAGATCTGGACTTAAAAAGTATTCAGAACCAGATGGGGAAAAAATTAGGAGTCTCATGGGCAGAAGAAACTAATGTAAATGAGAGAGCTAACGATATATTCGTCTTGTCAAAAactaagaaattattgttgttGTTAGATGATATTTGGGAAGGAGTTGACTTGGAAACAATAGGAGTTTCAAAGTACACTTTCCAAATAACTGGGTCTAAGGTAGTATTTACTACAAGGAATAAGCAAGTGTGTGGGTTTATGGAAGCTGATAAGAGCATCAAAATAGAGTGTCTAGATGAGGATTCAGCTTGGAGCCTGTTTCAACAAAAGGTCAAGCAAGAAGCACTAAGTTGTCATCCAGATGTACCAGAGGTTGCCAAGAAAATTGTGAAGGAATGTTGTGGTTTACCTTTAGCTCTCATCGCTATTGGTCGAACCATGTCTTGCAAAACCGATCTCCAACAATGGCAACACGCAGTACACACTCTACACGAATCGGCATCAAAGTTTTCTG GCATGGCCGATAAAGTATTAGCTATTATGAAGTTCAGCTATGATAATCTGGAAAACCAAAAGTTGAAGTCTTGTTTCTTGTATTGCTCGTTATATCCAGAAGACCATTCGGTTTATAATTACGAACTTATTGCAGTTTGGATAGGAGAAGGGTTTTTGGATAACGTCGGTGATTTTGTCAAAGCTCAAAATGAAGGTTATGATGTGATTAGATGTCTTAAAGATGCGTGTTTGTTAGAATCCGGTATCGCGCTTGGGGTAAAGATGGAGTATCTGGTAAAAATGCATGATGTAGTTCGTGATTTGGCAATATGGATAGCTTCAGATCTTGGTAGGAAAAAAAACACGAATTTGACGTTACAATCACAGAGCATACTGGAGGTCCATGAATGGGAGATAGCAGAGAGGATCTCTTTGGTAGACAATAAAGCAGTTCAAGTACTTAATGGAGCACCAAACTTCCCGAATCTCATAACAATGATTCTTCAAGATAGTAATATCTCTTTTATATCTGATGAATTCTTCCGGTTCATGCCCATGCTTAAAGTTTTAAATATGTGTTGTGTGAAACTCAGAAAACTCCCAACGAGCTTGTTTTCACTGTCGAATTTGCagtccttgtatatgccagaatATGATGAAAATATCATTCTAACACCGGGAAGTTTAGCTTCTCTAACAAAAATGAAGATCTTATGGTTATCTGAATCGTGTTGTCACTGGGAAGTTGAAGGCGGACCAAGCCTCCGGGAACTGGAAAGCTTACAACATCTGATAGGTCTTATCATCACAGTTGGAACTGGTCTTGCTCTTCACAGGTTAGTAACTAGCCCAAAACTACAGCTGTGCACAAAATTCTTAGTCATTAAATATTGTCCAGGCATTACATCTCTCACATTTTTACCATCTTCACCATCGTCATCACTTAGTCTTGTACACATGAGGCGCTTAAGCTACCTTTCTCTAAAAAACTGTAATGACTTAGAAGAGTTGAGAATCATTAGTTGCGGTAATGATACTTTGTTCACAACATTAGAGGATTTATTCTTTTCTTTCATGCCAAAGTTAAGGATAGTATGGGATGTGCCTCAACAATCATTCTGCTCCGTAAACCTTAAACGTGTATCTATTGATGGATGCCCTCAATTAAAGGATATTACATGGCTGATCTATGCTCACAATCTCAGAGAACTGATCTTGGAAAATTTGGATGGATTGGAAGAGATAATAGCTAATGGATATGCATCTGAAGAGAAGTTAATAAATACGTTTCCCAAATTAAACTATTTGGTTTTGCGCTCTCTAAGGAATCTAAGAAGGGTGTGTGATCAAAAGGTGAAATTCTTTCTTTTAGAAAAGATTTCTGTGGTGGGATGTCCAGCATTGGAGAAGCTACCATTTTATGCTAATAGCGTGATTCCTCGGGCTTTAAAGATTGAAGGAAATAAGCAATGGTGGGAAAGCCTTGAATGGGAAGATGAAGCCACCAAATGTAATCTTTCTCCTTATTTTCGTGAAATCCAATATTAA